TGGACGTTTTTTGCACCGAACGATGCGGCCTTCCAAAAGTATTTTGCTGCAAACAATACCAGTTTAGCAGCTATTAACCAGGCAACGGCGCGTAAAATTGTAACCTACTGTTTGGTTATCAATGCGTTCGGTACAGATCATATTGCTGATTACCAGTCGCCGGCAGGTTGGGTGCCTAGTCTGGCATTTAAACGCCGCACTTCGTATTATGATGGTTTTTCAACAGGTAGTGGCCCTGAAGGCGATTCTACCTTGCTGGTTACAGAGAACCGTAACGGGGGAGGGTATCTTTTTGGCGATAACAATAATAAATACATCCCGTATTTCTTTTCAACCTTTATGGCTCAGGAACACCTGACCGCGACCGACTATAATTACTTTTTCCCTACCGGTACTTACACTGGTTTTAACGTTGCTAACGCATCGGTAGTAAATAAAGATATAGTTGCAGAGAATGGTGTGATCCATGAAATAGACCAGGTGATTATGCCTTTGCCAAACATTGAGCAAAAGCTGGCATCTGGCAGTCAATACAGCCTTTTCAAAAGCATTTTAGAAAAATACCTTGTTACTTATACTAAAGATGCAAACTATACCCGCCAGTATAGCACCATTAATAATGGTAAGGTAAAAAATGCCTATGTTAAAATTTACGATCCGTTATTAACTTTTGCTCCAGGAAATGAAAACTTCCAAAAGCTGGAAGATAATGACGGTCAGAAAGATGGCTATACGCTGTTTGCGCCAACTAATGATGTGTTGCAGCCGTACTTAACTAACGTTATTCTGAAATATTATGGCACGCTTGATAAGCTTCCAATAAACATTATTGAAGATTTGGTGAACGTACACATGTTCCCAACCATGGTATGGCCATCCAAATTTGCAAGCACTACCAACAACGCCGGCGAGCCTGCGCGCTTTGACGCCACTACTAACGTGGTAGATAAGCAGTTTTGCAGCAACGGTTTGTTTTATGGTGTAAACAAGGTGCAGCAAGGTAACGTGTTCTCAACTGTTTATGCGCGTGCTTATCTTGATCCTAATTATTCTATAATGACAAAGCTGATCACTGCAGCATCAGCTAAAATATTATTAAGCAGCCCGGGCCTGCGTTTCACCGTGTTTATGATGCCCGATGCTACTTTGC
This region of Mucilaginibacter yixingensis genomic DNA includes:
- a CDS encoding fasciclin domain-containing protein — its product is MYKFLKNLSCLLCLLAVFGSCRKKAFDEYYGRPANLAPPIYQVLDSRGNFTTLLKLVDLAGYKDILGSAGYWTFFAPNDAAFQKYFAANNTSLAAINQATARKIVTYCLVINAFGTDHIADYQSPAGWVPSLAFKRRTSYYDGFSTGSGPEGDSTLLVTENRNGGGYLFGDNNNKYIPYFFSTFMAQEHLTATDYNYFFPTGTYTGFNVANASVVNKDIVAENGVIHEIDQVIMPLPNIEQKLASGSQYSLFKSILEKYLVTYTKDANYTRQYSTINNGKVKNAYVKIYDPLLTFAPGNENFQKLEDNDGQKDGYTLFAPTNDVLQPYLTNVILKYYGTLDKLPINIIEDLVNVHMFPTMVWPSKFASTTNNAGEPARFDATTNVVDKQFCSNGLFYGVNKVQQGNVFSTVYARAYLDPNYSIMTKLITAASAKILLSSPGLRFTVFMMPDATLRAMGYDYDQANSYFTQTTNGVLTTGLTPLANLTRLLNMCIVSTPNNELNNLSGDGITETNGGEYLRWHNNTVFNAGLTEQKTALTVTGFDDYSNGRVYYLGGNSLFPFPTLTIFNDIAANGTNPTDPYYDFYQYLLNSSVVSGTTPKEIIGISLGAPYTVLVPTQAAMKQAVIDGYLPGTTTGTGAATQFVSFNYKPTSTADISKVATFILYHILTSTIVPDGKKGPNGNPFPTMVKNDRGDAYTVSVFNQPGNLKFSDAFGRMANVTAPNNSSFFPATSNYLGTYCVLHQIDNYLRYNLQ